A region from the Sandaracinus amylolyticus genome encodes:
- a CDS encoding esterase/lipase family protein codes for MARGWVLVALLLASCGSLQRAREDIDARAQLALVAGRVRVEEGNGAPVVVALLRAPAREGCPYEVVDRRQVFGREGGYEMLAEPGAYRLVAFEDTSRDLEYSPGERIVAWHDFEDLELTPRFHPGIDLELSGLAPRFEPAITTAPAPSGLSVGEVRTLDDARFAPEVARVGIWEPLRFLRESGAGVYFLEPYDASRTPVLFVHGMGGHPREFASMIARLDRRTHQAWVAFYPSGWDLESIASYLHRAMSEAHTRTRFERLCVVAHSMGGVIARRALAMHARQREDPTRSFVRGLVTIASPLGGHPGAAQGVVLSPVVIDSWRSLVPASLFLRDLYEVPLPAETRYALLFAYRAGQSDDGVVPIASQLRAEAQDEAQFVRGYEDTHTGVLQNERVWAAVEQELESCRESE; via the coding sequence GTGGCTCGAGGGTGGGTGCTGGTCGCGCTGCTGCTCGCGTCGTGCGGGAGCCTGCAGCGCGCGAGAGAAGACATCGACGCGCGCGCGCAGCTCGCGCTCGTCGCAGGCCGCGTGCGCGTGGAAGAGGGAAACGGCGCGCCGGTGGTGGTCGCGCTGCTGCGCGCGCCGGCGCGCGAGGGCTGTCCCTACGAGGTCGTCGATCGACGCCAGGTGTTCGGGCGCGAGGGCGGATACGAGATGCTCGCGGAGCCGGGCGCGTATCGGCTCGTCGCGTTCGAAGACACGTCGCGTGATCTCGAGTACTCGCCCGGCGAGCGCATCGTCGCGTGGCACGACTTCGAGGATCTCGAGCTCACGCCGCGGTTCCATCCCGGGATCGATCTCGAGCTCTCGGGGCTCGCGCCGCGCTTCGAGCCGGCGATCACGACGGCGCCCGCGCCGAGCGGGCTGAGCGTCGGCGAGGTGCGCACGCTCGACGACGCGCGCTTCGCGCCCGAGGTCGCGCGCGTGGGCATCTGGGAGCCGCTGCGCTTCCTGCGCGAGTCGGGCGCGGGCGTGTACTTCCTCGAGCCCTACGACGCGTCGCGCACGCCGGTGCTCTTCGTGCACGGGATGGGCGGTCATCCGCGGGAATTCGCGTCGATGATCGCGCGCCTCGATCGCCGGACGCACCAGGCGTGGGTCGCGTTCTATCCGTCGGGCTGGGACCTCGAGAGCATCGCGTCGTACCTGCACCGCGCGATGAGCGAGGCGCACACGAGGACGCGCTTCGAGCGGCTGTGCGTCGTGGCGCACAGCATGGGCGGTGTGATCGCGCGTCGCGCGCTCGCGATGCATGCGCGACAGCGCGAGGACCCGACGCGCTCGTTCGTGCGCGGGCTCGTGACCATCGCATCGCCGCTCGGCGGACATCCCGGTGCCGCGCAAGGCGTGGTGCTGAGCCCGGTGGTGATCGACTCGTGGCGCTCGCTGGTGCCGGCGAGCTTGTTCTTGCGCGATCTGTACGAGGTGCCGCTCCCGGCGGAGACGCGATATGCGCTGTTGTTCGCATATCGAGCAGGTCAGTCGGACGACGGAGTGGTGCCCATCGCGAGCCAATTGCGCGCAGAGGCGCAGGACGAAGCGCAATTCGTGAGAGGATACGAGGACACCCACACGGGCGTGCTGCAGAACGAGCGAGTGTGGGCGGCAGTCGAGCAGGAGCTGGAGTCCTGTCGAGAGTCGGAGTGA
- a CDS encoding ABC transporter ATP-binding protein, producing the protein MTDIAHEPSSDASAEVAEKERSRWALLRRALTFARPHRRSITLILGLTMMAAALGAAEPLVLRWIFDALAAGTGDIDVALTGVAALAVVGVLREIGAGTATFMTWRTRLAIHFALLDATVERLHRLPIEFHKAEGVGATMTKLDRGIQGFVGALNEIAFNLLPALGYLLFGVIVMVQLDWRLALLVLAFAPLPALIAARAAPTQTRREEALLSRWSKIYSRFNEVLSGLVTVRSFAMEDFEKERFLDDVRGANDVVVRGVGFDTRVGAMQNAAVTAARVSAIGLGAVLIVRGEISIGTLIAFLGYVAGAFGPVQNLAGMYRTLRMATVSIDTIFSILDAQEHLGDAPDAKEISHVRGDVDFDAVRFGYRRERPILEHVDLHVKAGETIALVGPSGSGKSTLMSLLQRFYDPWEGSVRVDGVDVRDLRQSSLRRQIGVVLQEPILFNDTIAANIAYGRPEATPAQVEAASRAAHADVFVEKLAKGYQTKVGERGALLSVGERQRIAIARALLKDPAILILDEATSALDAESEALVQDAIEKLVVGRTTFVIAHRLATVVNADRIVVLRHGEVIEIGKHEELLRAKGYYASLVAKQSRGMLPEE; encoded by the coding sequence ATGACGGACATCGCTCACGAGCCTTCGAGCGACGCGAGCGCTGAGGTTGCCGAGAAGGAACGCTCGCGATGGGCGCTCCTCCGGCGTGCGCTCACGTTCGCGAGGCCGCACCGGCGATCGATCACGCTGATCCTCGGGCTGACGATGATGGCCGCCGCGCTCGGCGCCGCGGAGCCGCTCGTGTTGCGCTGGATCTTCGACGCGCTCGCCGCGGGCACCGGCGACATCGACGTCGCGCTCACCGGTGTCGCCGCGCTCGCGGTCGTGGGCGTGCTGCGCGAGATCGGCGCGGGCACCGCGACGTTCATGACGTGGCGCACGAGGCTCGCGATCCACTTCGCGCTGCTCGACGCGACCGTCGAGCGCCTGCACCGACTGCCGATCGAGTTCCACAAGGCCGAGGGCGTCGGCGCGACGATGACGAAGCTCGATCGCGGCATCCAGGGCTTCGTCGGCGCGCTCAACGAGATCGCGTTCAACCTGCTGCCGGCGCTCGGCTATCTGCTCTTCGGCGTGATCGTGATGGTCCAGCTCGATTGGCGCCTCGCGCTGCTCGTGCTCGCGTTCGCGCCGCTGCCCGCGCTGATCGCGGCGCGCGCGGCGCCGACGCAGACGCGCCGCGAAGAGGCGCTGCTCTCGCGCTGGTCGAAGATCTACTCGCGCTTCAACGAGGTGCTCTCCGGGCTCGTCACGGTGCGCAGCTTCGCGATGGAGGACTTCGAGAAGGAGCGCTTCCTCGACGACGTGCGTGGAGCGAACGACGTGGTGGTGCGCGGCGTCGGCTTCGACACGCGGGTGGGCGCGATGCAGAACGCGGCGGTCACCGCAGCGCGCGTCAGCGCGATCGGGCTCGGCGCGGTGCTGATCGTGCGCGGCGAGATCTCGATCGGGACGCTGATCGCGTTCCTCGGCTACGTCGCGGGCGCGTTCGGACCGGTGCAAAACCTCGCGGGCATGTACCGCACGCTGCGCATGGCGACGGTCTCGATCGACACGATCTTCTCGATCCTCGACGCGCAGGAGCACCTCGGCGACGCGCCCGACGCGAAGGAGATCTCGCACGTGCGCGGCGACGTCGACTTCGACGCCGTGCGCTTCGGATACCGCCGCGAGCGCCCGATCCTCGAGCACGTCGATCTGCACGTGAAGGCGGGCGAGACGATCGCGCTCGTCGGGCCGAGCGGCTCGGGCAAGTCGACGCTGATGTCGCTCCTGCAGCGCTTCTACGATCCGTGGGAGGGCTCGGTGCGCGTCGACGGCGTCGACGTGCGTGACCTCAGGCAGTCGTCGCTGCGGCGGCAGATCGGCGTGGTGCTCCAGGAGCCGATCCTCTTCAACGACACGATCGCCGCGAACATCGCGTACGGGCGGCCCGAGGCGACGCCGGCGCAGGTCGAGGCGGCGAGCCGCGCGGCGCACGCGGACGTGTTCGTGGAGAAGCTCGCGAAGGGCTATCAGACGAAGGTCGGCGAGCGCGGCGCGCTGCTCTCGGTCGGCGAGCGACAGCGCATCGCGATCGCGCGCGCGCTGCTGAAAGACCCCGCGATCCTGATCCTCGACGAGGCGACGAGCGCGCTCGACGCGGAGTCGGAGGCGCTCGTGCAGGACGCGATCGAGAAGCTCGTGGTCGGGCGCACGACGTTCGTGATCGCGCATCGTCTCGCGACCGTGGTGAACGCGGATCGCATCGTCGTGCTGAGGCACGGCGAGGTCATCGAGATCGGCAAGCACGAGGAGCTGCTGCGCGCGAAGGGCTACTACGCGTCGCTGGTCGCGAAGCAGAGCCGCGGGATGTTGCCCGAGGAGTAG
- a CDS encoding alpha-amylase family glycosyl hydrolase, whose translation MARAVALAMLVAACGAPAPRVERAEDVEPRVAFVSMDSDVWAFERRVEGTADAACVDVELRRGESEIEVAREGARFVAMVPLVSGANVIVARCELAGGRSVESAPLRLLVRLEDRPRAVVRARVQGECVIVDLESSTPAEGRSAPLVRARWSGAGLTTESGAPIDSVTDRAVVLRVPTSDGEHVVEGEITDALGRSDRAAARIVVEGGVARVSDPMREHARWIREAVIYGAVPFLFGAPGLPAITARLDAIRALGVDTIWLSPITRSPDDDYGYAVTDYFEVRERYGTTEDLRALVDAAHARGMRVLMDFVPNHASDRHPYFEHAQRYGARSPYHGFFDRDEAGEVTHYFDWENLPNLEYDDPEVSRMMREAFAHWARDLDVDGFRIDAAWGVQQRDPAFFRTLAEELYRVDPQLLLIAEASARDPYWREVGFAAAYDWTDEIGHWAWREATGWSGTDPGIDVPALRQAIVATERARDGLEVVRFLDNNDTGARFLSRQGRGAHDAASMLLFTLPGLPALFTGAEIGAEYEPYAREEPLEWEGGEDVARVLARGIATRRSVRALTEGELVMLEVEPADAVIAFLRRDPEGDAAPALVAIELGGEARRARITLPADAQRAFGARAWRDRLQDVAVSVERRAGEVIVPLGAHGARVFEGAGRR comes from the coding sequence GTGGCTCGCGCGGTGGCGCTCGCGATGCTCGTCGCGGCGTGCGGAGCACCGGCGCCGCGGGTCGAGCGCGCGGAGGACGTCGAGCCACGCGTCGCGTTCGTCTCGATGGACTCCGACGTGTGGGCGTTCGAGCGACGCGTGGAGGGCACGGCCGACGCGGCGTGCGTGGACGTCGAGCTGCGACGCGGGGAGAGCGAGATCGAGGTCGCGCGCGAAGGCGCGCGCTTCGTCGCGATGGTGCCGCTCGTCTCGGGCGCGAACGTGATCGTGGCGCGCTGTGAGCTCGCGGGCGGACGCAGCGTGGAGAGCGCGCCGCTGCGGCTGCTGGTGCGGCTCGAGGATCGCCCACGCGCCGTGGTGCGCGCGAGGGTCCAGGGCGAATGCGTGATCGTCGATCTCGAGTCGAGCACGCCCGCCGAAGGACGCAGCGCGCCGTTGGTGCGCGCGAGGTGGAGCGGCGCCGGGCTGACCACCGAGAGCGGCGCGCCGATCGACTCGGTGACGGATCGCGCGGTGGTGCTGCGCGTGCCGACGAGCGACGGCGAGCACGTCGTCGAGGGCGAGATCACGGACGCGCTGGGGCGCAGCGATCGCGCGGCGGCGCGCATCGTCGTGGAGGGCGGCGTCGCGCGCGTGAGCGATCCGATGCGCGAGCACGCGCGGTGGATCCGCGAGGCGGTGATCTACGGCGCGGTGCCCTTCTTGTTCGGCGCGCCGGGGCTCCCCGCGATCACGGCGCGCCTCGACGCGATCCGCGCGCTCGGCGTCGACACGATCTGGCTCTCGCCGATCACGCGATCGCCCGACGACGACTACGGCTACGCCGTGACCGACTACTTCGAGGTGCGCGAGCGCTACGGCACGACCGAGGATCTGCGCGCGCTCGTCGACGCCGCGCACGCGCGCGGGATGCGCGTGCTGATGGACTTCGTACCGAACCACGCGTCGGATCGGCACCCGTACTTCGAGCACGCGCAACGCTACGGCGCGCGCTCGCCGTACCACGGGTTCTTCGATCGCGACGAGGCCGGCGAGGTCACGCACTACTTCGACTGGGAGAACCTGCCGAACCTCGAGTACGACGATCCCGAGGTGAGCCGCATGATGCGCGAGGCGTTCGCGCACTGGGCGCGCGACCTCGACGTCGACGGGTTCCGCATCGACGCCGCGTGGGGCGTGCAGCAGCGCGACCCCGCGTTCTTCCGCACGCTCGCCGAGGAGCTCTATCGCGTCGATCCGCAGCTCTTGTTGATCGCGGAGGCGAGCGCGCGCGATCCCTACTGGCGCGAGGTCGGGTTCGCGGCCGCGTACGACTGGACCGACGAGATCGGGCACTGGGCGTGGCGCGAGGCGACCGGATGGTCGGGCACCGATCCCGGCATCGACGTGCCTGCGCTCCGACAAGCGATCGTCGCGACCGAGCGGGCGCGCGACGGGCTCGAGGTCGTGCGCTTCCTCGACAACAACGACACCGGCGCGCGCTTCCTGTCGCGCCAGGGACGCGGCGCACACGACGCCGCGAGCATGTTGCTCTTCACGCTGCCGGGTCTCCCCGCGCTCTTCACCGGCGCGGAGATCGGCGCGGAGTACGAGCCGTATGCGCGCGAGGAGCCGCTCGAGTGGGAGGGCGGGGAGGACGTCGCGCGCGTGCTCGCGCGCGGCATCGCGACGCGGCGTTCGGTGCGCGCGCTGACCGAGGGTGAGCTCGTCATGCTCGAGGTCGAGCCCGCGGACGCGGTGATCGCGTTCCTGCGTCGCGATCCCGAAGGCGATGCCGCGCCTGCGCTGGTCGCGATCGAGCTCGGCGGTGAGGCGCGGCGCGCGCGCATCACGCTGCCCGCCGACGCGCAGCGGGCGTTCGGGGCGCGTGCGTGGCGTGACCGGCTGCAGGACGTAGCGGTGTCGGTCGAGCGGCGTGCGGGAGAGGTGATCGTCCCGCTCGGTGCACACGGCGCGCGCGTGTTCGAGGGCGCCGGCCGTCGTTGA
- a CDS encoding aldo/keto reductase — MRTRRFGDALVPVIGQGTWNMEQDARDEVVRALRRGLDLGLTHVDTAELYGSGRVEEIVREAIAGRRDEVFLVSKVLPSNASRRGTIEACERSLARLGTDRLDAYLLHWPGSFPLEETIEAFEELVRAGKIVRWGVSNFDEEELEDAQRIAGDGRIACNQVLHHLQERAIEHAVAPWCAARGVAVVSYSPFGSGEFPAAGSKGGKVLAEIARAHGATPRQVALAFLLQVVPGALVIPKASKVAHVEDNAGAMELVLDDDEIAHIDAVFPKGKRRRGVPTL; from the coding sequence GTGCGGACGCGGAGGTTCGGGGACGCTCTCGTGCCCGTGATCGGGCAGGGGACGTGGAACATGGAGCAGGACGCGCGCGACGAGGTCGTGCGCGCGCTGCGGCGTGGGCTCGATCTCGGGCTCACCCACGTCGACACCGCGGAGCTCTACGGGAGCGGGCGCGTCGAGGAGATCGTGCGCGAGGCGATCGCGGGGCGGCGCGACGAGGTGTTCCTCGTGAGCAAGGTGCTCCCGTCGAACGCATCACGCCGCGGGACGATCGAGGCGTGCGAGCGAAGCCTCGCGCGGCTCGGCACCGATCGGCTCGACGCGTATCTGCTGCACTGGCCGGGATCGTTCCCGCTCGAGGAGACGATCGAGGCGTTCGAAGAGCTCGTGCGCGCCGGGAAGATCGTGCGCTGGGGCGTGAGCAACTTCGACGAGGAGGAGCTCGAGGACGCGCAGCGGATCGCGGGCGACGGGCGCATCGCGTGCAACCAGGTGCTGCATCACCTGCAGGAGCGCGCGATCGAGCACGCGGTCGCGCCGTGGTGCGCGGCGCGCGGCGTCGCGGTGGTGAGCTATTCGCCGTTCGGATCGGGCGAATTCCCCGCGGCGGGGAGCAAGGGCGGCAAGGTGCTCGCGGAGATCGCGCGCGCGCACGGCGCGACGCCGAGGCAGGTCGCGCTCGCGTTCTTGCTGCAGGTCGTGCCGGGCGCGCTGGTGATCCCGAAGGCGTCGAAGGTCGCGCACGTGGAGGACAACGCGGGCGCGATGGAGCTCGTGCTCGACGACGACGAGATCGCGCACATCGACGCGGTGTTCCCGAAGGGGAAGCGGCGGCGCGGGGTGCCGACGTTGTGA